From the Thermococcus sp. M36 genome, the window ATTCCCTTTCCTGCGAGCTTGCCGCGCTTGATGAGCTCAACGGCTATTCCCGCTGCCTCTCTAGCTTTGACCTGTCCCACCATGCCGTCCGCCATAAAGAGGGCCTTCCCATTCTCGTCCAGCCCAAGGCCCTTTATGTGGGAGTGGCTCCCAACGCGCTCGAAGCTCTTCGGGGCAGTCACTTCCTCAATCACTGGCATGGCACCACCCCCTTTATCTTTCCGGAGGTTACTAAAAGAGCAGAGATTTAAAAATTTGACGGAGGCTCAGGCCGTCGATCCCGGGCATCAATTACCCCAAAGGCCAATGTCATCATCGCCGGGAGAAGTTGGGGAGGAGCTTTAAAAACCCTCTCAAAGCACGTTGAGGTACTTGTGCACCTGGAAGCTCAGGCCGACGTTCTTCCCCCCCATAATCCTTGCCGCTTCACGGTAGAACTCCATGAGCCTAGCTTGGGAAATATCTATTGGTTCCATAGGCTGGATGACGAGGGGGGCCAAACCTTTCAAAAGCTCCGCATACCAGCGGACGTTTTCGAGCTTTGTTTCCCTGGTGACCACGAGCTTGGCGTAGGTCTTCGCCCCTGCTTCCTTCAGGATCCTGATGCTCTCGACCTCGCGGAGAACCAGGTTTTTCCAGTCTTCCGCCGCCCAGGCCGTTTCGTCCTTTATGTCAACGCTCGCGTAGTCCACAAGATAGGCTATCTCCTTAACCAGCCCTGGGAGACCGCCGTGGGTTTCAAGGAAGTTATCGAAGCCGAGCTCCTTCATGCGCCCCATGAGGGTTTTGAGGGGTTCTACCTGGAGCGTCGGCTCGCCGCCTGTGTAGCTTATCGAGTGTATATCACCGGTGTCGAGGCGCAGGATGGCGTCAACAACCTCATCGAGCTCCGCTGGGTTTGGTTTGTATTCGAACCTTCCTGTGAAAGGCTCGATCTCGTACCGCCAGCGTGAAACGCGGGAGGCGTCTATATACTCTCGGGAGTCGCACCAGAGGCAGTTAAGGTCGCAACCAGCGAATCGGACAAAAATCTGTCTCCTTCCAAAGGCAGAGCCCTCAACGCTGCCGCCCTCCCCCTGCCAGCTGTTGAAGACCTCGGCCATTACGAGCTTCATGCCAACACCTCACAGTTTATCCACATCAATCCCCTTCACATGTTCGCTGACGTATCCTTCGAGTATCTCAACCTTAACGCTCCTGTCCTCACCGGTCATGTCTGCCATCAGCTGGACGGCCCTCGTATAGTCCCAGAGGCGCCTTTTTGCCTCAAGGGTTACCGATTCAGCCATCACTATGAGCTCCCTCTCCTCAGGGTGGGCGCTCATCCACTCAACTACCTTCCTCGCGTCCTCCTCATTAAAGATGCCCTTCTTCTTGAAGAGCATGCTTTCACCACCTACCAATTAAGTCTGCAATTACATAATTACTGAATCAAACAGTTATTCACTCAAACGTACCTCATCAGCAGCTCGACGGCTTCCTCGAATATCTCCCTGTCGCGACCCTCAAGGACGCTCTCAAGGTAGTGGAGGTTCGCGATGTTAATAATAATGTAGGCAGTGTTCCTGTCCAGACCGAGGTCGTAGGCCTCGTAGAACACCAACTCCCGGCCCAAGGCCTCGTTGAGCATCTCGACAAAGTAGGCTATATCCTCCACCCTTAGCTCGTCCCACTTGCTCTCCATCTCGTCGAAGTAGCGCTCCATGACCCTGAGCGTTTCCAGGTCAACCTTCAGCGTGCCCTCGAAGTAGGGGAACTCACCCACGCGGAAAATCTTGAGGCCCTCCTCGTCCTGGACGCCAATGTAGTCCCACAGGAGAACGCCCTCTATCGGGTTGTGACCGTACTTGGTCGCCAGGTATGAGAAGCGCTCCATTGCGGCACTCATATCATCGAGGAACTCCTCCTCATCGTGAAAGTGGATTATTCTGCTCACGGTTCCGGCCATGTTTTGCACCCATGGGTGAGTTAGCCCAACTGTTATAAGGTTTTGTGCATAGAAAGAACCGCCCGACGAGTATCGGGTTGCGATGACGTCGGGACCCCCAGGGGGCCGACATCTTTACTGGCCCCCTTCCAGCATCGAATTTATAAATCCACCGACAAAAAAGCAGCAGGTGATGGAAGTGATAAAGATCAAGGTTCTTGGACGAGGAATAGAGCGAGAGGTGGAGTGGAGGAAGGGCATGAAAGTAGCGGACGTCCTCAGGGAGGTAGGCTTCAACACCGAGAGTGCAATAGCAAAGCTCAATGGCAGGATTGCCTTAGAGGACGAAAACGTGAAGGACGGAGACTACGTTGAGGTCATCCCTGTCGTTTCTGGAGGGTGATTTTCCTTCTTCAATCCAACGTGATCCACCGGAAAATGAAAAGGAATTACCGGCTCATCCCGCGAGCCTCTTCCTCATGAAGGCCTCGAAGTTGTCCATGGCCTCCTCAAGAACCTCCACAGGCGGCAAGAAAACGGCCCTGAAGTGCCACTCACCCTCTTTTCCAAAGCCCGAACCGTGGACGAAGAGTACATGGGCCTCTCTGAGCACATCGAGGACGAACTCCTTATCGCTCTTCCACCTGGAGCGCTCCTCAATGCGCGGGAAGATATAGAAAGCTCCCTGCGGTTTCTGGGTGCTTATTCCGGGAATCTCGGTGAGGCGCTTGTATATATAGTCCCTCCTCTCCCTGAGCTTGGCCATGTATTCCTCCAGGTAGTCCATTGGGCCGGTCAGACCCGCCACCGCCGCGAACTGGGCGGGGGTATTCGGACAGAGCCTTATCCTAGCCATCTTGTCTATGGCCTCTCTGACCTCGGCGAGCTTGTCCTCTGGATCAACGTAGTAGAAGTAGCCAAGCCTCCACCCGGTGGCAAAGTAAACCTTTGAGAGGCCGTTCATGACTATTACCGGCACGTCCTTCGTGAGCGAACCCGGCGAAACGTGGTTTCCTTCGTAGGTCATGAGGTCGTATATCTCATCGCTTATAACGGGCAGACCATACTCCCCCGCAAGGTCGAGGAGCTCCTTGATGGTCTTTTTCTCGTAAAGCGCACCGGTCGGATTGTTCGGGTTTATGACGGCTATGGCCTTGGTATTCTCGTCGATCTTTTTTCTTATGTCGTCTATGTCAGGCTGCCAGCCGTTCTCTTCAACGGTCAGGTACTCCCTTGGTTCGGCGGCGTAGAACTTAACGAGCCCTGTGTAAGGTGGATAGCTCGGGCTTGGGACGAGTATGTTGTCGCCCGGGTTGAGCAGGGCACCGAATATGAGCTGGAGTGCCTCGGTAACGGCAGCGGTAACGCGGACGTCGTCAGCGGTTATCTCAACGCCGTTCTTTTTCCTCTCGCGCTGGACTATCGCCTCCCTAAGCTCAGGAATGCCCTCGCTAGGGCCGTAGTAGTTGTGACCCTCCTGGATCGCCCTGCAGTAGGCGTCCCTCATATGCTCCGGCGGCTGAAAATCAAACTTGCCAGGGTCTCCTATATTGAGCCTTATGACCTTTATTCCCTTCCGCTCAAGCTCCCTAGCGGGGAGAACAACGTCCCTTATCGCGTATTCAATCCCCATTGCCCGTTCAGATGCACGGATCATGCCAACCACCGTTTGAATGAGGGAAGGTTCATAATAAAAACCTTGGCTTTTGAGGACAGGTTTAAAAGGGTGCGCAGTGAACCCAGATGGGGCAATGACGACTAGCAAGCAAACTGAACGCTCACAAATGATGACGTGAACACCCTCCGAGCCCCTCGATAATTTTATTAACATTCAGAGATATCTCGTTGCATGAACATTTTCATCCCCCTGCTGGCTGGAGTTCTGATAGGATATCTCCTCAGGAAGCGAGGGAAAAAGCTCGGTCTGGATTTACCTATGAGTGCCGCACTTCTCCTGCTGATATTCTTCATGGGCGTCGAGGCGGGGAAGGTGAAGATAGACGCAGGGTGGCTGCTGGTATCGTCCGTCGTATTCGCGGCCCTCACCATAGCGGGAAGCGTTGGAATGGCCCTTCTGGTGGGGGGAAAGCGATGAGGTTCCTGGCGTACGTTCTGGTTTCCCTTATAGCGGGAATTGCCGTCGGGCACTTCTACTCCCCAGACTTCGGCAACCTGTATGAAATTATGCTCTATCTGTTGATACTCATTATTGGCATTGACCTCGGCCAGAGTTTCCGGCTGAAGGAGATCAAAAAGCTTGGAAAGATGGCTGTGAAGCTGCCCCTCGGAACCCTTGCCGGTTCCCTCCTGGGTGGTCTGGCCACTTCGCTCCTCCTGGGCATCGAGCCCAGATGGGGGCTGGCCGTCTCGGCCGGCTGCGGCTGGTACTCCTTGACTGGCCCGCTGATTGGGCAGTATTCAGTGGTTTACGGGACACTGGGCTTCCTCGCAAACCTCACCCGGGAGATATTCACCGTCCTGCTCTACCCCCTGGCCATAAAGAAGATTCCCAAGGAGCTAGCCGTCTCGATAGGAGGGGCGACGACGATGGACACGACGCTGCCGATAATGACAAAGTTCGGGGGAAGCGAGGTTGCCCTGATAGCCTTCGCCCACGGCTTCGTCCTCACCGCCCTCGTCCCATTTGTAGTGCCCTTCATCCTTCAGCTCTAAACAAACCAATAACCTTTTAAGTTCGAATTGTGTTAGTTATAGTGACAAACCGAAAAGGTGATCCCAATGGCCGAGGTTGAACTCGTGTTCAAGGTTCTGAAGGAGGCTGGGAGGCCCCTCAAGAGCAAGGAGATAGCGGAGCTCGCGGGGATTGACAAAAAGGAAGTTGACAAAGCCATCAAGGTTCTCAAGAAAGAGGGGAAGATAATCTCTCCAAAGCGCTGCTACTACGCCCCTGCGGAGTGATGCATACCCCTTCTCCACTAATTTATACCCTGCCTGCCTTCCGCCCATCAGGGCAAAAACTTTTTTAAAGCCTCCCGGCTACCGGGGTTTGCAGGCACTATCATGCCTCATGGCTCGGGGGTGTCCGAAGAAACAGTAGGAACCCGCCGGGCCCTCTCCGGAGGTGAGAGAATGAAGTATCCGAAGCAGATAAGGACTTATTGTCCGTTTTGCAAGAAGCACACCATACACAAGGTCGAGAAGGTCAAGAAGAGGCCGAGGAGCGAGCTCAGCCAGGGTCAGAGAAGGTTCAGAAGGATCATGAAGGGTTACCGCGGTTTCCCGAGGCCGAACCCTGCCGGAAGGGAGAAGCCGGTCAAGAAGCTCGACCTCAGGTTCAGGTGCACCGTCTGCGGCAAGGCCCACACCAGGGGACAGGGCTTCCGTGTTAAGAAGTTCGAGCTGGTGGAGGTGTGACCCATGGCGCTCCCGAAGAACCTCATCCCGATGCCGAGGAGCAGGTTCCTCCGCGTCAAGTGCATCGACTGCGGCAACGAGCAGATCGTCTTCAGCAACCCGGCAACTAAGGTCCGCTGCCTCGTCTGCGGCGCGACCCTCGTCGAGCCGACCGGCGGAAAGGGGATCCTTAAGGCTAAGGTTCTTGAGGTTCTTGAGTGAACCTTTCCCTCTTTTCGTTCTCCTAAACTTTAAATACCTCTTTTCGTAACTTAACCCGGCAGAGAAAATTGCGAGGTGGTTAAAATGCCGAGGAAAGCCAGAGAGTACCCCGAAGAGGGAGAGTTTGTCGTCGCTACCGTCAAGAGCATTCACCCTTACGGTGCGTTCCTCAAGCTTGACGAGTACCCCGGAAAGGAGGGCTTCATGCACATAAGCGAGGTAGCTTCGACCTGGGTCAAAAACATCAGGGATTACGTCAAAGAGGGCCAGAAAATAGTGGCAAAGGTCATCCGCGTTGATCCGAGCAAGGGACATATAGACCTGAGCCTCAAAAGGGTGAACCAGCAGCAGAGGAAGGCAAAACTGCAGGAGTACAAGAGGGCCCAGAAGGCAGAGAACCTGCTCAAGATGGCGGCAGAGAAGATAGGAAAGGACTTCGAAACCGCCTGGAAGGAGGTATGGGTTCCCCTTGAGGAAGAGTACGGAGAGGTGTATGCCGCCTTCGAGGACGCGGCCCAAAACGGAATGGAGGTTCTCGAAGACCTCATAAGCAAGGAGTGGATTGAGGCTCTCAAGCCAATCATAGAGGCCTACGTCGAAATACCCACCGTTACCATCGATGCAGAGTTCGAGATAACCGTTCCAAAGCCGAACGGTATCGAGATAATCAAGGAGGCCCTTATACGCGCGAGGGACAGGGTAAACGAGGAGAAAGACATAGATGTCAAGTTCACGTACCAGGGAGCGCCGAGGTACAGGATAGACATCACCGCCCCGGACTACTACAAGGCTGAGGAGGTCCTTGAAGACATCGCCGAGGAGATCCTCAGGGTCATCAAGGAAGCGGGTGGAGAGGCGACCCTCATAAGGAAGGAGAAGCGCATAAAGAAGGTCAAGAAGAGGGGTAAGTGATGCACTTCAGGATAAAGAGATGTCCCAGCTGCGGGCGCTACACCCTCAAGGAGGTCTGCCCGGTCTGCGGTGAAAAGACCAAGGTGGCCCACCCGCCTCGCTTTTCGCCGGAGGATCCCTACGGCGAGTACAGGCGCAGGCTGAAGCGCGAGCAGCTGGGCATAGCCAGGAGGGAGTGAGATGAAGGAGACAACCATTTACGTGCTGGAGAGGCCCCAGCTCAGGGACCCGGTCTTCATCGAGGGTCTCCCTGGAATAGGCCTCGTCGGAAAGCTCGCCGCCGAGCACCTTATCCAGGAGCTCAACGCGGTGAAGTTCGCTGAGCTCTACTCGCCGCACTTCATGCACCAGGTTCTCATCAAGAAGGGCTCGATAGTCGAGCTCATGAAGAACGAGTTCTACTACTGGAGGAACCCCGACAAGGACGGGAGGGACATCATAATCATCACCGGCGATCAGCAGGTTCCCCCAACGGACAGCCCCGGCCACTATGAAGTCGTCGGCAAGATGCTTGACTTCGTGAGTGAGTTCGGTGTGAGGGAGATAATCACCATGGGCGGCTACCAGGTGCCGGAGCTTCAGGGAGAGCCGAGGGTTTTAGCGGCGGTAACCCACGAGGAGCTCGTGAAGCACTATCAAGAGAAGCTCGAAGGCTGCCAGGTGGAGATTATCTGGAGAGAAGACGAGGGAGGAGCCATAGTCGGTGCCGCCGGTTTGCTCCTCGGCATGGGCAAGCTCCGCTCGATGTACGGTATAAGCCTGCTCGGAGAGAGCCTGGGCTACATAGTGGACGCAAAAGCAGCGAAGTCGGTTCTCTTGGCAGTTACAAGGGTACTCGGCATAGAGCTTGACATGACTGCCCTTGAGGAGCGCGCCAGGGAGACGGAGGAGATACTCAGGAAGGTCCAGGAGATGCAGAGGGCAATGCTCGAACAGCAGATGCCCCCCACACCCGAGGAAGAGGACAGGGGCTACCTCTGAAGGTCTTTCTTCTTGTTTTCAACCCCTTCCCCTTTGTTATGGGCCACTGATGGTGCTGTGAAACCTTAGGTTGATAATACCCAGTTGGGGAAACGCTTTTATTTGGTGCCACTATTCAACACATTGATAACACCAAACGGAGACTGGAGGTGTTAAGCTTGCACATCCCGGACGGACTGCTGAGCATGCCGGTGATAGTAATAACGTACGCGGTAACGATAGCAGGAATAGCATACGCCCTCAGGAAGCTAAGGGACTTCCCGGAGGAAAGGCTGCCCCTGCTGGGCCTGTTCGCGGCAGGGATCTTCGCGGCCCAGATGGTGAACTTCCCGATAATAGGGGGCGTCAGCGGACACCTCCTTGGGGCAACGCTCGTGGCGATACTTCTCGGGCCCTACGCAGCGGTAATAGTTATGACCGCGGTTCTGCTCATTCAGACGCTCCTCTTCGGAGACGGTGGAATCACCGCGATTGGTGCCAACATACTCAACATGGGGCTCATAGGAGCATTTATAGGCTATGGGGTTTACTCAAAGCTCAAGAACACCAACGAGACCCTGGCCATTGCGTTCGCCTCATGGCTATCCGTCGTCCTTGGAGCGGGCATGACCGCAGTGGAGATCGGCCTCAGCAAGAGCCTCCCGTTCATGAAAGTGCTCTCCCTTATGCTCGGCTACCACGCCATCATAGGCATCGGTGAGGCAATCCTGACGGTCGTGATAGTCCACGCCGTGAGGGCGAAGCTTCCATCAGTTGAGGGGGTGCCGGCATGAGGTGGGTCGTAAAGGGTCTTCTCGTGATAGCCGTTGTGCTGGCCGTGGTGCTTCCCCTCGCTTCCAGCAATCCCGACGGACTGGAGGCGACGATGGAGAAGGTAGGCCTTACCGAGAGTCCAGTCTACGAGGCCCCCCTTGACTACGGTGAAACGTGGGGCCAGAGCTTTACAATGGGGCTCCTCGGGATAGGGCTGACGTTTGCGGCCGGCTACGGTTTGGCAAAGCTCGCCAGGAGGGGCTGACGTGTACCTTCCCTTCATTTTTGTTTATTCACTCGGGGTCGTGACGAGGAAGAGCCTCTCAGAGCTGGCGTACTTTGCGCTCCTGTTCGCCGCCGTCACCGTGATGATGCGCCCGCCTAGAGCTACCCTGAAAAAACTCGGCTTTTTGCTCGGTTTTGAGGGACTCCTGTTCGTGCTGGCCCTCTTCAATCCGGGCAGGCCGCTCATGGAGACACCCCTCGGGTCGGTGACCTACGAAGGTCTTCACTCGTTCTTCTTGCTAATAGGAAAGGCCTTCCTTTCCGCCGGAACCGCGGTAGTAATAACGAGCTCCGTCGGTTTCTCGCGGATCATCGCCGAGATGGAGGCCCTCGGACTGCCGAGGATACTGACGGTTACCCTCGCATTCACCTACCGCTATCTCGACCTCTTCGCGGAAGAGGCTGTGAGGATGAAAAGGGCGCTGGACTCAAGGGCATTTGGGGTGGGAAGGAGGGAGTACTACCGGTGGCTCGGATCCATGATTGGAGAGATATTCGTAAGGTCGTACCAGAGGAACGAGAGGGTGTACCGGGCCATGCTTTCCAGGGGCTTCGGAGAGTTTCCGAAACTTGAGGAGCCGAGGACAACCCCGCACACAGCAATGCTCATCGTCCTGGCCTTGGGGGGACTGCTGATATGATCGAGCTCAAGGACGTCCACTTTTCGTATTCCGGAAGGGAGGTTCTCAGGGGAGTAAGCCTCAGGATAGGGAAGGGAGAGCTCTTCGGGCTTCTCGGCCCCAACGGGGCCGGAAAGAGCACACTCCTGCTCCACCTCAACGGGATCCTGAAGCCTGTGAAGGGGGAGGTACTCGTCGGCGGACTAAACCCATCAAAGAACCCCAGGGAGGTCAGGCGGAAGGTGGGGATAGTCTTTCAAGACCCCAACGACCAGCTGTTTTCACCGACGGTTCTGGAGGACGTTGCCTTCGGCCCCTACAACCTCGGCCTCCGCGGGAAGGAGCTCAGGGAGAGGGCCCTTCAGGCGTTAAAGGCGGTCGGGATGGAGGACTACGCCGACAGGGAGACGAAGGATCTGAGCTTCGGCGAGAAGAAGAGGATAGCAATAGCAACGGTTCTGGCAATGGAGCCCGAGGTTGTGGTGTTCGACGAGCCCTTCGCCAACTTGGACTTCAGGGGTAAGAACATGCTCAGGAAAATCATACTCAGGCTCAGGGACGAGGGAAAAACAGTAATTCTGGCGAGCCACGAGGCGGAATACCTTGGAATGTGCGACAGGATAGCCCTCATGGACGGCGGCAGGGTCATAAGGGTAGGAACCCCCGAGGAGATACTGGGAACCCCCGAACTTTTGAGGGAGCACAACCTCGACGTGCCCCCGCTGGTGGAGTTGTTCCTTAGCCTCGGCCTGCCGGTTCCGAGGAGTGTGGAGGAAGGGAGAAAACTGCTGGAAGAGTGGAGAAGGGGCTAAGCCCCAATCGCCTTCTCCAGAAGCTTAAGTCCCAGGTTGAGGTACTCCTTAGCTTTTTCCTCGCTCTTTGCCTCGCTGAAGACCCTGATTATCGGCTCGGTTCCGCTGGCCCTGACCAGAACCCAGCCGTCAGGGAAGAGCACCTTCGTCCCATCGGTGGTGTCAACGGTGTAGCCTTCGGCCTTGGCAAGCTCGGCAACCCTGGCGACTATCGCCTTCCTGTCGCCCTCCACCTTTCTTTTCGTCTTGAACTGGTAGTACTTCGGAAGCTCATCGATAAGCTCGCTGAACTTTTTACCGGATTTCGCGAAAATCTCGACTATCTTGGCAGTGGTCATCGCCCCGTCCCTGCCCAGTACAAAGTCCGGGAAGATAACACCGCCGTTCTCCTCTCCCCCAATTGTCCCGTTGTGCTCAAGCAAAGCCCTCGCCACGATGAGGTCGCCAACTTT encodes:
- a CDS encoding CbiQ family ECF transporter T component, yielding MYLPFIFVYSLGVVTRKSLSELAYFALLFAAVTVMMRPPRATLKKLGFLLGFEGLLFVLALFNPGRPLMETPLGSVTYEGLHSFFLLIGKAFLSAGTAVVITSSVGFSRIIAEMEALGLPRILTVTLAFTYRYLDLFAEEAVRMKRALDSRAFGVGRREYYRWLGSMIGEIFVRSYQRNERVYRAMLSRGFGEFPKLEEPRTTPHTAMLIVLALGGLLI
- a CDS encoding 50S ribosomal protein L44e encodes the protein MKYPKQIRTYCPFCKKHTIHKVEKVKKRPRSELSQGQRRFRRIMKGYRGFPRPNPAGREKPVKKLDLRFRCTVCGKAHTRGQGFRVKKFELVEV
- a CDS encoding 30S ribosomal protein S27e, producing MALPKNLIPMPRSRFLRVKCIDCGNEQIVFSNPATKVRCLVCGATLVEPTGGKGILKAKVLEVLE
- a CDS encoding lysine exporter LysO family protein, with product MRFLAYVLVSLIAGIAVGHFYSPDFGNLYEIMLYLLILIIGIDLGQSFRLKEIKKLGKMAVKLPLGTLAGSLLGGLATSLLLGIEPRWGLAVSAGCGWYSLTGPLIGQYSVVYGTLGFLANLTREIFTVLLYPLAIKKIPKELAVSIGGATTMDTTLPIMTKFGGSEVALIAFAHGFVLTALVPFVVPFILQL
- a CDS encoding energy-coupling factor ABC transporter ATP-binding protein, yielding MIELKDVHFSYSGREVLRGVSLRIGKGELFGLLGPNGAGKSTLLLHLNGILKPVKGEVLVGGLNPSKNPREVRRKVGIVFQDPNDQLFSPTVLEDVAFGPYNLGLRGKELRERALQALKAVGMEDYADRETKDLSFGEKKRIAIATVLAMEPEVVVFDEPFANLDFRGKNMLRKIILRLRDEGKTVILASHEAEYLGMCDRIALMDGGRVIRVGTPEEILGTPELLREHNLDVPPLVELFLSLGLPVPRSVEEGRKLLEEWRRG
- a CDS encoding translation initiation factor IF-2 subunit alpha is translated as MPRKAREYPEEGEFVVATVKSIHPYGAFLKLDEYPGKEGFMHISEVASTWVKNIRDYVKEGQKIVAKVIRVDPSKGHIDLSLKRVNQQQRKAKLQEYKRAQKAENLLKMAAEKIGKDFETAWKEVWVPLEEEYGEVYAAFEDAAQNGMEVLEDLISKEWIEALKPIIEAYVEIPTVTIDAEFEITVPKPNGIEIIKEALIRARDRVNEEKDIDVKFTYQGAPRYRIDITAPDYYKAEEVLEDIAEEILRVIKEAGGEATLIRKEKRIKKVKKRGK
- a CDS encoding pyridoxal phosphate-dependent aminotransferase — translated: MIRASERAMGIEYAIRDVVLPARELERKGIKVIRLNIGDPGKFDFQPPEHMRDAYCRAIQEGHNYYGPSEGIPELREAIVQRERKKNGVEITADDVRVTAAVTEALQLIFGALLNPGDNILVPSPSYPPYTGLVKFYAAEPREYLTVEENGWQPDIDDIRKKIDENTKAIAVINPNNPTGALYEKKTIKELLDLAGEYGLPVISDEIYDLMTYEGNHVSPGSLTKDVPVIVMNGLSKVYFATGWRLGYFYYVDPEDKLAEVREAIDKMARIRLCPNTPAQFAAVAGLTGPMDYLEEYMAKLRERRDYIYKRLTEIPGISTQKPQGAFYIFPRIEERSRWKSDKEFVLDVLREAHVLFVHGSGFGKEGEWHFRAVFLPPVEVLEEAMDNFEAFMRKRLAG
- a CDS encoding 7-carboxy-7-deazaguanine synthase QueE: MKLVMAEVFNSWQGEGGSVEGSAFGRRQIFVRFAGCDLNCLWCDSREYIDASRVSRWRYEIEPFTGRFEYKPNPAELDEVVDAILRLDTGDIHSISYTGGEPTLQVEPLKTLMGRMKELGFDNFLETHGGLPGLVKEIAYLVDYASVDIKDETAWAAEDWKNLVLREVESIRILKEAGAKTYAKLVVTRETKLENVRWYAELLKGLAPLVIQPMEPIDISQARLMEFYREAARIMGGKNVGLSFQVHKYLNVL
- a CDS encoding RNA-protein complex protein Nop10, encoding MHFRIKRCPSCGRYTLKEVCPVCGEKTKVAHPPRFSPEDPYGEYRRRLKREQLGIARRE
- a CDS encoding HTH domain-containing protein; its protein translation is MAEVELVFKVLKEAGRPLKSKEIAELAGIDKKEVDKAIKVLKKEGKIISPKRCYYAPAE
- a CDS encoding proteasome assembly chaperone family protein encodes the protein MKETTIYVLERPQLRDPVFIEGLPGIGLVGKLAAEHLIQELNAVKFAELYSPHFMHQVLIKKGSIVELMKNEFYYWRNPDKDGRDIIIITGDQQVPPTDSPGHYEVVGKMLDFVSEFGVREIITMGGYQVPELQGEPRVLAAVTHEELVKHYQEKLEGCQVEIIWREDEGGAIVGAAGLLLGMGKLRSMYGISLLGESLGYIVDAKAAKSVLLAVTRVLGIELDMTALEERARETEEILRKVQEMQRAMLEQQMPPTPEEEDRGYL
- a CDS encoding energy-coupling factor ABC transporter permease, yielding MHIPDGLLSMPVIVITYAVTIAGIAYALRKLRDFPEERLPLLGLFAAGIFAAQMVNFPIIGGVSGHLLGATLVAILLGPYAAVIVMTAVLLIQTLLFGDGGITAIGANILNMGLIGAFIGYGVYSKLKNTNETLAIAFASWLSVVLGAGMTAVEIGLSKSLPFMKVLSLMLGYHAIIGIGEAILTVVIVHAVRAKLPSVEGVPA
- a CDS encoding PDGLE domain-containing protein, which produces MRWVVKGLLVIAVVLAVVLPLASSNPDGLEATMEKVGLTESPVYEAPLDYGETWGQSFTMGLLGIGLTFAAGYGLAKLARRG
- a CDS encoding MoaD/ThiS family protein, with product MIKIKVLGRGIEREVEWRKGMKVADVLREVGFNTESAIAKLNGRIALEDENVKDGDYVEVIPVVSGG